A genomic stretch from Bacillus sp. N1-1 includes:
- a CDS encoding EAL domain-containing protein: MRTFSVKVSHEENLREYMVNHSELFQAHAVFVQLYCFSHNKEHAAGVAQTITTFLPHAVLIGATAEGAFYESNSVTEGILVSFTTFDHAEVKPFVIESSILHKPFEGDPKELVILFNSGIDDQTVLTMMGKTPFIGGKASGMNQTSFIVAGQQVLSKGIVGVRISGQNLHTKVYEETFWKPAGRSFQVTKALGSRIFEIDGLTSIEFYEKYLGYDMAKRLPESSAHVPLLHLLNGKEKPISVLKKHRDGSVTVNAFLAKGSKLQFSYGDATQMAHSYERIQKHAEMDGLESLFSFSSASLPKLFANGIVRYFDSLEELCTLTSILLESEYYSDGTDFHYEENRMVFAHFNEKDVKQKAVRHLPLHNQEMNDLDGLMALSHLIKASTEELETLNTNLQQSEQRFKSLFEQNPNLVYSVDVYGKITSVNPALKSLLGYTSEEVMSKHSLQFVSSEDVQMTKEKFYQTFQGMAQTYDAHLVHKSGVSVLFTITNIPIIVNGEITGAYGVAKSIMNQRKAEEKIAHLAYYDVLTELPNRLLFEKLLNESLKNEEEKLAVMFIDLDRFKLINDSLGHQRGDQILKQVTSRIKEAIKDDAVLARFGGDEFTVLLPGLTCEKDALMLAKRVVDHLKQPILFDDVEYFMTVGIGISLFPLDGQDLDTLMKNAYIALDRAKQQGANYIEFYTDEMTDEAFERLELESYLRRALEKEELTLFYQPQVNLDEKKIYACEALIRWNHPKLGLVSPAQFIPLAEETGLIEEIGIWVLNEACMQTSRWQALGYNDLSISVNVSGRQFQSERFVESVREALRASGLSPHSLHLEVTESTTLVNTDYSISMLNELRGMGIKVSIDDFGTGYSSLSYLKDFPLDILKIDQSFIRNLQENNADAAIVKAVITMCEGLNLSIVAEGIETKEQGDIIRSFGCNFAQGFFYSKPLNKDRFEKLLLSKRFPLAT, from the coding sequence TTGAGAACATTTTCAGTTAAGGTCTCTCACGAAGAAAACCTGCGCGAATATATGGTGAATCACTCGGAATTGTTTCAGGCACATGCCGTATTCGTTCAACTATATTGTTTTTCGCATAACAAAGAGCATGCGGCTGGTGTTGCACAGACGATAACGACTTTTTTACCTCATGCAGTGCTAATTGGGGCCACCGCGGAAGGCGCATTTTATGAGAGTAACTCGGTAACAGAAGGCATCCTGGTTTCTTTCACAACGTTTGACCATGCAGAAGTGAAGCCATTTGTGATTGAAAGCTCCATTTTGCATAAACCGTTTGAAGGTGATCCAAAAGAACTTGTCATTTTATTTAATAGTGGAATCGATGATCAAACTGTTTTAACAATGATGGGAAAAACACCATTCATTGGTGGTAAAGCTTCTGGAATGAATCAGACTTCCTTCATTGTAGCTGGTCAGCAAGTCCTATCAAAAGGGATCGTAGGCGTCCGCATAAGTGGACAGAACCTGCATACAAAAGTTTATGAGGAAACCTTTTGGAAACCAGCAGGACGATCGTTCCAGGTTACAAAAGCTCTTGGATCCCGTATTTTTGAAATAGATGGCCTTACTTCAATAGAATTCTATGAGAAGTATTTAGGCTATGATATGGCGAAACGGCTACCTGAATCGTCCGCTCATGTGCCTTTGCTTCACTTACTAAATGGAAAAGAAAAGCCAATTTCCGTTTTAAAGAAACATCGAGATGGTTCTGTCACGGTAAACGCATTCCTTGCTAAAGGATCGAAGCTCCAGTTTTCTTACGGAGACGCCACACAAATGGCTCACTCTTATGAGCGAATTCAAAAACACGCTGAAATGGATGGCTTAGAAAGTCTCTTTTCTTTCTCATCTGCTTCGCTTCCGAAGCTTTTTGCAAACGGAATTGTTCGTTATTTTGATAGTCTAGAGGAGCTTTGCACACTTACATCTATTTTGCTTGAATCTGAATATTACTCAGATGGCACTGATTTTCACTATGAAGAGAACAGGATGGTCTTTGCGCATTTTAACGAAAAAGATGTCAAACAAAAAGCTGTAAGGCATCTACCATTACACAATCAGGAGATGAATGACTTGGATGGTTTAATGGCACTATCACATTTAATTAAAGCTTCCACAGAAGAGTTAGAGACGTTAAACACCAATCTTCAGCAGTCAGAGCAGCGCTTTAAATCTCTGTTTGAACAAAACCCGAATCTTGTTTACTCTGTTGATGTATACGGTAAAATTACGAGTGTAAATCCGGCACTCAAATCGCTACTTGGATATACTTCCGAAGAAGTGATGAGTAAGCATTCCCTTCAGTTTGTCTCTTCTGAAGATGTCCAAATGACAAAAGAGAAATTTTATCAAACGTTCCAGGGGATGGCTCAAACGTATGACGCTCATCTTGTTCATAAATCCGGAGTCAGCGTGTTATTTACCATTACAAATATCCCGATTATTGTAAATGGAGAAATTACAGGTGCGTATGGGGTTGCTAAAAGCATTATGAATCAGCGAAAGGCTGAAGAAAAAATTGCTCATCTTGCGTATTATGATGTTCTTACAGAGCTACCTAATCGCCTGTTGTTTGAGAAATTATTAAATGAATCATTAAAGAATGAAGAAGAAAAACTGGCTGTGATGTTTATCGACCTTGATCGGTTTAAGTTAATCAATGATAGCCTTGGTCATCAGCGTGGAGACCAAATTCTAAAACAAGTAACCTCACGTATAAAGGAAGCCATTAAAGATGACGCCGTTCTTGCAAGGTTTGGTGGGGACGAATTTACCGTTCTCCTTCCCGGACTTACGTGTGAAAAAGATGCGTTAATGCTCGCAAAGCGGGTTGTTGATCATCTAAAACAGCCAATTCTCTTTGATGATGTGGAGTACTTTATGACAGTAGGCATTGGAATTAGTCTGTTTCCACTTGATGGACAGGATTTGGATACGCTCATGAAAAATGCTTATATCGCATTGGATCGAGCCAAACAACAGGGTGCCAACTATATTGAGTTTTATACAGATGAAATGACAGATGAGGCTTTTGAGCGTTTAGAACTTGAAAGTTATTTAAGAAGAGCGCTTGAGAAAGAAGAGCTTACGTTATTTTACCAACCTCAAGTGAATCTTGATGAGAAGAAAATTTATGCTTGTGAAGCCTTGATTCGCTGGAATCATCCGAAGCTAGGTCTCGTTTCGCCAGCTCAATTTATACCGCTCGCAGAAGAAACAGGCTTGATTGAAGAAATTGGCATTTGGGTGTTAAATGAAGCGTGCATGCAAACGAGCAGGTGGCAGGCGCTTGGATACAACGATTTATCCATTAGTGTTAACGTGTCTGGTCGACAGTTCCAGAGTGAGCGATTCGTTGAATCCGTTAGAGAAGCTTTAAGAGCTTCAGGACTCTCGCCTCATTCGTTACATCTAGAAGTAACAGAGAGCACAACGCTTGTGAATACCGATTACAGTATTTCAATGTTGAACGAATTACGAGGAATGGGCATTAAAGTATCGATTGATGATTTTGGTACTGGTTACTCTTCTCTTAGTTACTTAAAGGATTTTCCACTTGATATCCTAAAAATAGATCAATCCTTTATTCGAAACCTTCAAGAAAATAACGCAGATGCAGCGATTGTAAAAGCTGTTATCACAATGTGCGAAGGGTTGAATTTATCAATCGTGGCAGAAGGAATTGAAACGAAAGAGCAGGGAGACATTATACGAAGTTTTGGCTGTAATTTTGCTCAAGGATTTTTCTATAGTAAACCTTTGAATAAGGACCGTTTTGAAAAGCTTCTTTTATCAAAACGCTTTCCGCTAGCAACGTAA
- a CDS encoding NAD(P)/FAD-dependent oxidoreductase: protein MDYDVMIIGGGISGLTLAVKLGQCNVKTLLIEKDKKSGLIYKGELLQPKSLEVLDRINVLEVVKENGFLLPSIEFYEYNQTDDGSMEQLSVNEFRYDVIPSPYNTSLMIPHERLKELLFEEASKYDSVDYIQPAKLTGFTEEEPENRKAIIQTKEGEREIHANFYIGAEGRASPTRTAMEVEMKNTKYNHHFLTVSFPRPETLDQSTIITTQNKFVGLFPLPNNEVRSVLLIKPGEFKTMREEGLESFYRAYCELMPELKGYVHQIDAWKKIQLMIPVRHNVSNYVKNNFILTGDAAHSVHPMAGEGMNLAIQDSDVLGELLCWMFQTNQTDWKHLKWYEKVRKPRAEYVSTLSHQAALLYSFPYRPWQKLRIKGVKQTEHSPLLHFKQMLNTSGLGIWKFTLLDRMKQAGFIPASIGNGKLSKYHKRKRMFTKEDDYPWYRK from the coding sequence ATGGATTATGATGTGATGATCATTGGGGGAGGCATATCAGGACTTACACTCGCTGTTAAATTAGGACAGTGTAATGTGAAAACGCTATTAATTGAAAAAGATAAAAAGAGTGGGTTGATTTATAAAGGAGAACTGCTTCAGCCAAAGAGCCTTGAAGTTCTTGATCGGATTAATGTGCTAGAAGTTGTGAAAGAGAACGGGTTTCTGTTACCTTCGATTGAATTTTACGAGTATAACCAAACAGATGATGGATCAATGGAACAGCTGAGTGTTAATGAGTTCCGTTACGATGTAATCCCATCTCCATACAACACGTCACTTATGATTCCGCATGAGCGGCTAAAAGAGCTTTTGTTTGAAGAAGCTTCGAAATATGATTCGGTTGATTATATACAGCCTGCGAAATTAACGGGTTTTACTGAAGAAGAGCCTGAGAACAGGAAAGCCATTATTCAAACGAAAGAAGGAGAGCGTGAAATTCATGCAAACTTTTATATTGGCGCCGAGGGAAGGGCATCTCCGACAAGAACGGCAATGGAAGTTGAGATGAAGAATACGAAATACAATCATCATTTCTTAACAGTTTCGTTTCCGAGACCAGAAACGCTCGATCAGTCAACGATCATTACGACTCAAAATAAATTTGTTGGCCTTTTCCCGCTTCCAAACAATGAAGTGAGAAGCGTTCTCTTAATTAAACCAGGTGAATTTAAGACGATGCGAGAAGAGGGACTGGAATCGTTTTACCGTGCTTATTGTGAACTGATGCCTGAACTTAAAGGCTATGTGCATCAGATTGATGCGTGGAAAAAAATTCAGCTCATGATTCCGGTTAGACACAATGTTTCAAATTACGTGAAGAACAATTTTATTTTAACTGGAGATGCAGCTCATAGCGTTCACCCTATGGCAGGCGAAGGTATGAACCTGGCAATTCAGGATTCAGATGTGTTAGGAGAACTTCTCTGCTGGATGTTTCAAACAAATCAAACGGATTGGAAGCATCTAAAGTGGTATGAAAAAGTAAGAAAGCCGCGAGCAGAATATGTTTCAACATTAAGCCACCAGGCTGCATTGCTTTACTCATTTCCTTATCGGCCGTGGCAGAAGCTTCGTATAAAAGGAGTGAAGCAAACGGAGCATTCCCCGCTCCTTCATTTTAAACAGATGCTGAATACGTCAGGTCTGGGAATTTGGAAATTCACCTTGTTGGATCGTATGAAACAAGCAGGATTCATTCCAGCTTCGATAGGGAACGGGAAATTAAGTAAATACCATAAAAGGAAAAGGATGTTTACGAAGGAAGATGACTATCCGTGGTATCGCAAATGA
- a CDS encoding class I SAM-dependent methyltransferase — MKEIKRIWRARKWMKSNEPFLYAWHAHVGYVHDLFDEFESGTTVSSVATKRDMNELLLTRWADVGVAIGHLTNEENGKIRSKKHMVESISKNSEQSVGILLKEMMELHIPILLSYPDLLNKDQHALYQDEDYGGTVAATSSFIERFAFPKIYQAIKSTNATSVIDFGAGYAGYLSRIGAKLENMKLVGIEKNRSVCLDAEDHIHFPLKSPINLYPDDMMTWKWDGEPFDVAMMNNLLYYFAPEDRVKLFEKANEVTGENGQLLIITPMHESKHGLAFSAAFNSFMSAHDNLFPLPSREEMEELAAETGFQLKQVKPVVKEGAWYFLRFQKV, encoded by the coding sequence ATGAAAGAAATTAAAAGGATCTGGCGTGCTCGAAAGTGGATGAAAAGTAATGAGCCCTTTTTATATGCCTGGCACGCTCACGTAGGATATGTACACGATTTATTTGATGAATTCGAATCCGGCACCACCGTCTCAAGCGTTGCGACCAAACGAGACATGAATGAACTGCTTCTAACAAGATGGGCCGATGTTGGTGTGGCAATCGGTCATTTAACAAATGAAGAGAATGGAAAAATTCGTTCAAAGAAACATATGGTGGAGTCAATATCCAAAAATAGTGAGCAGTCTGTTGGCATTTTATTAAAAGAAATGATGGAATTACATATTCCGATTTTGCTTTCTTATCCGGATTTACTAAACAAAGATCAACATGCCCTCTATCAGGATGAAGACTATGGTGGAACTGTTGCAGCGACATCAAGCTTTATTGAACGGTTTGCCTTTCCAAAGATTTATCAAGCCATTAAATCAACAAATGCAACTTCTGTCATTGATTTTGGTGCAGGATATGCAGGTTATTTATCGCGTATTGGGGCGAAGCTTGAAAATATGAAACTTGTTGGAATTGAGAAAAATCGATCGGTTTGTTTGGATGCAGAGGACCACATCCATTTTCCGTTAAAATCACCGATTAACCTCTACCCTGATGATATGATGACGTGGAAATGGGACGGAGAGCCATTTGATGTAGCCATGATGAACAATTTACTCTACTATTTTGCTCCTGAGGATCGAGTGAAGCTGTTTGAGAAAGCCAATGAAGTAACTGGGGAAAATGGTCAGCTTCTCATTATCACCCCAATGCATGAATCCAAGCATGGCCTTGCCTTTTCAGCAGCGTTTAATAGCTTCATGAGTGCACACGATAATCTGTTTCCGCTGCCGAGTCGAGAGGAAATGGAGGAGCTTGCCGCTGAAACTGGATTTCAATTAAAGCAGGTAAAACCTGTTGTCAAAGAAGGCGCATGGTACTTCTTGCGTTTTCAAAAAGTGTGA
- the asnB gene encoding asparagine synthase (glutamine-hydrolyzing), which translates to MCGITGWVDWKKNLTGEEKVLQDMAQTLSKRGPDASNDWVDGHCGFGHTRLVVVDPAGGSQPMTRKHGDINYTICYNGELYNTEDLRKVLLGKGYTFQSHSDTEVLLTCYVEWGEQCVDHLNGIFAFGIWDGERLFLARDRLGVKPLFYRQSGSSLQFGSELKAILAHPDVKKEIDRGGLQEIFGLGPSRTPGHGVFRGISELRPGFAMKFDRSGLRIWRYWNVVSNEHTDNLDTTVEKVGDLLKDSIKRQLVADVPVCTFLSGGVDSSAITSVARSAFQDDGKGTLRSFSVDYVDNDKYFKSSEFQPNSDAPWIKKVSAELATDHTNCVIDTAQLVHHLKEAIECRDLPGMADVDSSLLWFSKEIKKHATVALSGECADEIFGGYPWFHKPELLDQEQFPWMRSTLERQAMLKEDVRNKLKLEDYVIERYRESIKETPALDGESEIEAKRRALFYLNLNWFMTTLLERKDRMSMGASLEVRVPFSDHRIIEYVWNVPWEMKMLDGREKGLLRKAMTGTLSHDVLYRKKSPYPKTYNPAYTKAVSSWLQDTLNNKQAPLLELIDQKVVQEIIDSEGKAFKVPWFGQLMAGPQLIAHLAQINYWMEHHNVNLVD; encoded by the coding sequence TTGTGTGGAATAACGGGATGGGTGGATTGGAAGAAAAATCTAACAGGCGAAGAGAAAGTCCTCCAGGATATGGCGCAAACTTTATCAAAAAGAGGACCTGATGCATCAAACGATTGGGTTGATGGGCATTGTGGATTTGGTCATACGCGATTAGTCGTTGTCGATCCGGCTGGTGGAAGTCAGCCTATGACAAGAAAACATGGTGATATCAACTATACAATTTGTTATAACGGTGAGTTATACAATACAGAGGATTTACGCAAAGTTCTCCTCGGTAAGGGATATACTTTCCAATCTCATTCAGATACGGAAGTTCTTTTAACGTGCTATGTCGAGTGGGGAGAGCAGTGTGTGGATCATTTGAATGGCATATTTGCCTTTGGGATTTGGGATGGGGAACGTCTCTTTCTTGCAAGAGATCGACTTGGGGTTAAACCGTTATTTTATCGACAAAGTGGAAGTTCGCTTCAATTCGGATCTGAACTTAAAGCGATACTTGCTCATCCAGACGTCAAGAAGGAGATCGACCGAGGTGGTTTACAAGAAATCTTTGGCCTAGGTCCATCTCGTACGCCAGGTCACGGTGTTTTTCGTGGAATCAGTGAGCTCCGGCCGGGATTTGCTATGAAGTTTGACCGAAGCGGGCTACGGATATGGCGTTATTGGAACGTCGTAAGTAACGAGCATACGGATAACCTTGATACTACGGTGGAAAAGGTTGGCGATCTTTTAAAAGATTCGATTAAAAGGCAGCTTGTAGCGGATGTTCCCGTATGTACGTTTTTATCCGGTGGGGTTGATTCTAGTGCGATCACTTCTGTTGCTCGAAGTGCATTTCAGGATGATGGGAAAGGTACGCTTCGCTCCTTTTCCGTAGACTATGTTGATAATGATAAATACTTTAAGAGTAGTGAATTTCAGCCTAATTCAGATGCGCCTTGGATTAAAAAGGTTTCCGCGGAGCTAGCAACAGATCATACGAACTGTGTAATTGACACAGCTCAGCTTGTTCATCATTTAAAAGAAGCGATTGAATGTCGTGATCTTCCGGGCATGGCTGACGTCGATTCATCCTTGCTATGGTTCTCAAAAGAAATCAAAAAACACGCAACTGTTGCGTTATCTGGTGAATGTGCGGATGAGATCTTTGGTGGTTATCCTTGGTTTCATAAACCGGAACTATTAGATCAGGAACAGTTTCCATGGATGCGGTCTACTCTTGAAAGACAGGCGATGTTAAAAGAAGACGTTCGGAATAAGTTGAAATTAGAAGACTACGTGATTGAAAGGTACCGCGAGTCGATTAAAGAAACCCCGGCTCTTGATGGCGAAAGTGAAATCGAAGCAAAAAGAAGAGCACTCTTTTATTTAAACTTAAATTGGTTTATGACAACGTTACTTGAACGCAAAGATCGTATGAGCATGGGGGCTAGTTTAGAAGTTAGGGTGCCGTTTTCCGACCACCGTATCATTGAATACGTTTGGAACGTACCGTGGGAGATGAAAATGCTTGATGGACGAGAAAAAGGGCTATTGCGTAAAGCGATGACTGGAACGCTCTCGCATGATGTTCTCTACCGTAAAAAAAGCCCTTATCCTAAAACGTATAACCCAGCTTATACGAAAGCCGTTTCCTCATGGCTTCAAGATACGCTCAACAATAAGCAAGCGCCACTCCTCGAATTAATCGATCAAAAAGTTGTTCAAGAAATTATCGATTCAGAGGGGAAAGCATTTAAAGTGCCTTGGTTCGGTCAGCTAATGGCAGGGCCACAATTAATTGCCCACCTTGCTCAAATCAATTACTGGATGGAACATCATAACGTGAATTTAGTAGATTAA
- a CDS encoding ammonium transporter, with protein MKKITGLFALLFLLSGGHVFAAGDATEVSALSASMDTVWIMIAAFLVFFMHAGFAMVETGFTRSKNALNILMKNLLTMSIGAVLYFIVGYGLMFGSSAGGFIGSDGFFLFGQSENLGFFVFQAVFAATCATIISGAVAERMKLISYIAVTVIMIGFVYPVVGHWIWGGGWLAELGFTDFAGSTVVHMTGALGAVVAVAFLGGRIGKYSNGKVNVIQGHNIPLGALGVFILWFGWFGFNAGSTLSASDALIPTIVATTLLSASSGVIGSALYSYVRYKQIDASLTLNGALAGLVGITAGTASVSPIGAMFIGLISGVILIEAVQLIDRRVKLDDPVGAIAVHGVCGVWGTLAVGLFAIDGGLFYGGGASLILVQAIGILAVMAWTMGTVGTFLFIYTRFTSIRVSREEEIQGLDFAEHGSTAYELRGGILNNNESPSSPSPFGHGLVERLNGLEPGVKEPQAEAKTSG; from the coding sequence ATGAAAAAGATCACTGGTTTGTTCGCTCTTCTCTTCCTTCTTTCAGGTGGGCATGTCTTCGCTGCAGGTGATGCTACAGAAGTAAGTGCCTTGAGTGCTTCAATGGATACGGTTTGGATTATGATTGCTGCATTTCTCGTATTCTTTATGCACGCAGGATTCGCAATGGTTGAAACTGGGTTTACTCGCTCGAAAAACGCATTAAACATTTTAATGAAAAACTTACTAACGATGTCGATCGGTGCAGTTCTTTACTTCATTGTTGGCTATGGATTAATGTTTGGTTCGTCAGCAGGCGGATTTATTGGTAGTGATGGCTTCTTTCTCTTTGGACAATCTGAAAATCTTGGATTCTTTGTATTCCAAGCCGTCTTTGCAGCAACTTGTGCAACGATCATTTCTGGGGCAGTAGCTGAACGAATGAAACTGATTAGCTACATCGCTGTTACAGTAATTATGATTGGATTTGTCTACCCTGTCGTTGGCCACTGGATCTGGGGTGGCGGATGGCTTGCAGAGTTAGGATTCACGGACTTTGCAGGATCAACGGTCGTTCACATGACTGGTGCACTTGGAGCAGTAGTTGCCGTTGCGTTTCTCGGAGGACGTATTGGGAAATATTCGAACGGCAAGGTAAATGTTATTCAAGGACATAATATTCCACTCGGTGCTCTTGGAGTATTCATTCTCTGGTTCGGTTGGTTTGGTTTTAATGCAGGTAGTACTCTTTCAGCAAGCGACGCACTTATTCCTACTATCGTAGCAACCACTCTTCTCTCAGCTTCAAGTGGTGTCATTGGAAGTGCCCTTTATTCTTACGTTCGCTATAAGCAAATTGATGCTTCCTTAACACTTAACGGAGCATTAGCTGGATTAGTCGGAATTACAGCAGGTACAGCAAGCGTATCCCCAATTGGCGCCATGTTTATCGGTCTCATTTCTGGAGTTATTCTAATTGAAGCCGTTCAGCTGATCGACCGTCGCGTAAAATTGGATGATCCCGTTGGAGCAATTGCAGTTCACGGCGTATGCGGGGTATGGGGAACTTTAGCAGTCGGATTATTTGCTATCGATGGAGGATTATTTTACGGAGGCGGCGCATCCCTTATCCTTGTTCAAGCAATCGGAATTCTAGCAGTTATGGCCTGGACAATGGGAACGGTTGGCACCTTTTTATTCATCTATACACGTTTCACATCAATCCGCGTTTCTCGTGAAGAAGAAATTCAAGGACTTGATTTCGCCGAGCACGGCTCCACAGCATACGAGCTTAGAGGCGGCATTCTAAACAACAACGAAAGCCCTTCATCCCCTTCTCCATTCGGCCACGGCCTAGTCGAGCGACTCAACGGACTCGAACCAGGTGTTAAAGAACCACAAGCCGAAGCAAAAACCAGCGGGTAA
- a CDS encoding P-II family nitrogen regulator translates to MKKVEAIIRPEAFQELRDRLRDEGITGMTVSEVAGCGLQKKQTGVFRGSHFEVSLQAKIKVELIFDDHLLDHVIKNIRDICATGEVGDGKIFVYPVEDVIRIRSGEHGLTAFK, encoded by the coding sequence ATGAAAAAAGTAGAAGCCATTATTCGCCCTGAAGCATTCCAGGAACTGAGAGATCGATTGCGAGATGAAGGAATCACAGGCATGACCGTTTCCGAGGTAGCCGGATGCGGATTACAAAAAAAGCAAACAGGCGTGTTTAGAGGAAGCCACTTCGAAGTCTCACTTCAAGCAAAAATTAAAGTAGAGCTCATTTTCGACGACCATCTACTTGATCATGTGATTAAGAATATTCGAGATATATGTGCAACAGGAGAAGTTGGGGACGGTAAAATATTCGTCTATCCGGTCGAGGATGTCATTCGCATACGATCTGGTGAACATGGACTAACTGCATTTAAATAA
- a CDS encoding glycoside hydrolase family 13 protein codes for MFKEAIYHRPKNNYAYAYDNETVHLMIRTKKDDLTSVSLIYGDPYDWEANKWQFTSHPLQVSGSDSLFDYWTISIQPPYRRLRYGFYLEDKDETYFYTEKGFYEKQPEDTNDYFSFPFLNRADVFTAPSWVKDTVWYQIFPERFANGDTSLNPKGTLPWGEYPPQQNNFFGGDFQGVLDHLDHLIELGVNGIYFTPIFKAESNHKYDTIDYMEIDPQFGDKKTFKKLVDACHERGIKVMLDAVFNHSGYYFEPFQDLLKNGEQSRYKDWFHVRSYPIETKPLPSYDTFAFEAKMPKLNTENPEVKEYLLQVGRYWIEEFDIDGWRLDVANEIDHRFWREFREEVKKIKPELYILGEIWHDSMPWLQGDQFDAVMNYPLTSALLDHYADNTITAETMGDRLSSLLHSYPANVNEVAFNLLGSHDTPRLLTLAKEKKEVVKLMYILQFSFPGTPCIYYGDEIGMKGGADPGCRECMIWDENEQDTDLFEFLKEILSLRKHHSAFGNGGYFKIIDSNETLIQYKKQGNDETLLFLLNNSSNEVDVDLSSLKEEPKSLLGSHYEHGSPLHLKSFGYAILLLS; via the coding sequence ATGTTCAAAGAAGCCATCTATCATCGTCCAAAGAACAACTATGCTTATGCCTATGATAACGAAACGGTACATCTTATGATTCGAACGAAAAAAGACGATCTTACTTCAGTCTCTCTCATTTATGGTGATCCTTACGACTGGGAAGCTAACAAATGGCAATTCACCTCTCATCCCCTCCAGGTAAGCGGTTCAGATTCACTTTTCGACTATTGGACTATTTCGATCCAACCGCCATATCGCCGTTTACGATACGGATTCTATCTTGAAGATAAGGATGAAACTTATTTCTATACAGAAAAAGGCTTCTATGAAAAACAACCTGAAGACACAAATGATTATTTTAGTTTTCCTTTTCTAAATCGTGCTGATGTTTTCACTGCGCCTTCCTGGGTGAAGGATACGGTGTGGTATCAGATCTTTCCTGAGCGATTTGCAAACGGTGATACTTCGCTAAACCCTAAAGGAACACTTCCATGGGGCGAATATCCTCCTCAGCAAAATAACTTTTTTGGTGGCGACTTTCAGGGAGTTTTGGATCACCTTGACCATTTGATCGAGCTTGGAGTAAACGGAATTTACTTCACCCCTATTTTTAAAGCTGAATCAAACCATAAATACGATACGATTGATTATATGGAGATCGATCCTCAATTTGGAGATAAAAAAACGTTTAAGAAACTCGTAGATGCCTGTCATGAACGGGGAATCAAAGTGATGCTTGACGCTGTTTTCAATCATAGCGGCTATTACTTCGAACCGTTTCAAGATTTACTAAAAAACGGTGAACAATCACGTTATAAAGACTGGTTTCACGTCCGATCTTATCCAATTGAAACAAAGCCTCTGCCTTCCTATGATACATTTGCTTTCGAAGCAAAGATGCCTAAATTAAACACAGAAAACCCAGAAGTAAAAGAATACTTGCTTCAAGTTGGTCGCTATTGGATCGAAGAGTTTGATATTGACGGTTGGCGCTTAGATGTTGCAAATGAGATTGATCATCGCTTCTGGCGAGAATTTAGGGAAGAAGTAAAAAAGATTAAACCCGAGCTATATATTCTTGGGGAGATTTGGCACGATTCGATGCCGTGGCTACAAGGGGATCAGTTTGATGCTGTGATGAACTATCCGCTAACGTCTGCCCTTCTTGACCATTACGCCGATAACACGATCACTGCCGAAACGATGGGAGACCGTCTTTCTTCACTGCTTCATTCTTACCCCGCTAACGTCAATGAGGTTGCGTTTAATTTATTAGGAAGTCATGATACACCAAGACTTTTAACGTTAGCGAAAGAAAAAAAAGAAGTTGTCAAACTCATGTACATCCTTCAATTCTCCTTTCCAGGTACGCCATGCATCTATTATGGTGACGAAATTGGAATGAAAGGTGGCGCAGATCCTGGATGTCGCGAATGTATGATCTGGGACGAGAACGAACAGGACACCGACCTTTTTGAATTTTTAAAAGAAATTCTTTCTCTTAGAAAACATCATTCCGCATTTGGCAATGGAGGATATTTTAAAATCATTGATTCAAATGAAACGCTAATTCAATACAAGAAGCAGGGAAATGATGAAACACTTCTCTTTCTATTAAACAATTCATCCAATGAAGTAGATGTTGATCTATCATCTCTGAAAGAAGAACCTAAAAGTCTATTGGGCAGTCACTATGAGCACGGCTCACCACTTCATCTCAAATCATTTGGCTATGCAATTTTGCTTTTAAGTTAA